The Gemmatimonadaceae bacterium genomic sequence GATCGAAGACGGACATCATCGATGCCCGGAAACTCGGCGAACTGCTTCGCAGCAATTTGCTGCCGACGATTTGGGTGCCGGACCTCGACACGCGCCGGCGGCGACAACTGCTCCGCGGTCGGGCGTTCCTCGTCCGTGAGCAGACCCGGATCAAGAATCGCATTCACGGCCATCTCACCGCCGAGAACCAGCTCTTCTCGCGGAGCGATCTGTATGGCAAGGCGGGTCGCGCATGGCTCGAGGCGGTCGCGCTGTCGCCCGTCTTGGCCGCCGAGACGCAGCGATTATTGCACCTGCACGATGTGCTGACGAAGGAGATCGCGCGGCTCGACTCTCAGGTGAAGCGCGACGCCCGATCTGATCTGACCGCGCAGCGACTGGCGACGATTCCGGGTGTGGGCGTGTTTGGCGCGTTATTCCTGCACGCCGAGATTGGCCCGATCGATCGATTTCCGTCAAGTCATCAGCTCGCTGCCTACGCGGGGCTGGTGCCGACGACGCGGAGTTCGGGGGGCAAGACGACTCACGGGCCTCTCGCGAAGATGAGCAATCATTGGCTGAAGTGGATTCTCGTGGAGATTGTACAAACGCTCAAGCTGGCGCCTGGGCCGGTCGGGGCGTACTATCGCCATCTGCTGCGAGCGAAGGGCAAGCCGAAAGCGACCAGCGCCGCGGCGCGGAAGCTGTGTGGCTACATCTATTGGATGTTGAAGGAGCAGTGGACGTACTCGGAGTGGTTGCAGCAACACCTGGACGTCCGAAGACCGGAGGTGCGCCCGACTCAACGTTTGGGAGCGATGGCGTAGCAGGATCGCGTCATTCACCCGGTAACGCGAATGGGCCACCTCCTTCGAACACACGCTCGTGTCTCCCCGACGTAGAGGCGCTTGAAGACGACTTCGATGCGGAGTTGCTCTCGATCAGACGAGGAGAAGGAGCTGCCGTTTTCTCGATCTGGGTGAACGTCGTTGCGCAAGAAGCGGCCGTGCTCAACGACCGCGTGGTCGCGCTGTGCTCACGGCATATTGACTTTCAGAGGAACGCTGAAGCTGACAAGCGATCTGCAGCTGTTGCGCGGCCTGCTGCCTCAATCTTATATGACTCACTTGCAGCTGGGCCTCGCCGCGTGGCGAGCCACGCAACCCGGACTATGAGAGGAGTACGATGACGACGCTGACTGGACAGAAACGGCAGCCGACGCGCAACCTTCGCCGCGCCGTAA encodes the following:
- a CDS encoding IS110 family transposase, whose product is SKTDIIDARKLGELLRSNLLPTIWVPDLDTRRRRQLLRGRAFLVREQTRIKNRIHGHLTAENQLFSRSDLYGKAGRAWLEAVALSPVLAAETQRLLHLHDVLTKEIARLDSQVKRDARSDLTAQRLATIPGVGVFGALFLHAEIGPIDRFPSSHQLAAYAGLVPTTRSSGGKTTHGPLAKMSNHWLKWILVEIVQTLKLAPGPVGAYYRHLLRAKGKPKATSAAARKLCGYIYWMLKEQWTYSEWLQQHLDVRRPEVRPTQRLGAMA